The following is a genomic window from Bacteroidales bacterium.
TTCGGGCATTCTTCTTTCTTTATTAGAGTTAATGGAATATCAATATTAACCGACCCTTGTTATTATGATATGCCTTTGATAAAACGATTAGTCCCAATACCTTGTAATACAAACCAGCTAAATAAAATTGATTATGTAATAATTTCTCACTTTCACAGAGAGCATTTTGATAAAAAATCAATAGAAGAAATTTTTGAAAATAATCCAAATGCAAAAGCATTAATTCCGTTAAATGGAGGAAAAATGTTAAAAAAAACAACAAATAATTATGAAGAAGCTGGTTGGTATCAACAGTTTATTACATCAAACAAAATAAAAATTTATTTTTTGCCTGCAAGGCACTGGAACAGAAGAAATATGTTTGATTATAATACTATGTTATGGGGTAGTTTTATTATTAAAACAAATGAAAAAACCATCTATTTTGCAGGTGATACAGGATGGGGAAATCATTTTGAAGAAATACATAAATTATTTCCTGACATTGATTATGCTTTATTGCCGGTGGGTGCATATAAACCTTCATTTTTAATGCAACGAGAACATATTTCTCCATCAGAAGCAGTTAAAGCCAGTAATATATTAGGCGCAAAAAATATTATACCTATGCACTATGGAACTTATAATTTGTCTGATGAACCAATAGGAGAGCCAGTAAG
Proteins encoded in this region:
- a CDS encoding MBL fold metallo-hydrolase, with amino-acid sequence MISSKVIVVIILFSVLVSFIFITSFKKIKPVMIKYLYNTQLPVIKENWKGNLIIDGQFTNSNTKENIPLKDVIKWKFTKNPQKEEKKADTFKLKFYTNNEFINSPDDIIVWFGHSSFFIRVNGISILTDPCYYDMPLIKRLVPIPCNTNQLNKIDYVIISHFHREHFDKKSIEEIFENNPNAKALIPLNGGKMLKKTTNNYEEAGWYQQFITSNKIKIYFLPARHWNRRNMFDYNTMLWGSFIIKTNEKTIYFAGDTGWGNHFEEIHKLFPDIDYALLPVGAYKPSFLMQREHISPSEAVKASNILGAKNIIPMHYGTYNLSDEPIGEPVRELKKLEKEKLINGNIHYQGVGETLILNKL